A single Tenacibaculum sp. 190524A02b DNA region contains:
- a CDS encoding M48 family metallopeptidase yields the protein MKRVLALTFVATMLIQCSTVPITGRKRINVVSDAQVLPASFAQYKGFLEKNKLSTDATKSNQIKRVGKKISAAVDRFMRANGMVAEANSYKWEFNLVDDKTVNAWCLPGGKVVFYTGIMPICANEDGVAAVMGHEVAHAFAKHGQERMTSAYGQQLGGLAVALGTRNSKNSQLWNMAYGIGSQVGMLAFSRTHETEADKLGLVFMLMAGYRGEEAAEVWVRMSQRAGSKAPPEFLSTHPSNQTRIQTLKAYLPEAKRLASRYNVPVRK from the coding sequence ATGAAAAGAGTATTAGCTTTAACTTTTGTAGCTACTATGTTGATTCAATGTAGTACGGTGCCTATTACAGGGAGAAAACGAATTAATGTTGTTAGTGATGCACAAGTATTACCTGCAAGTTTTGCACAGTATAAAGGTTTTTTAGAAAAGAATAAACTATCAACAGATGCAACTAAGTCAAATCAAATAAAAAGAGTTGGTAAAAAAATATCAGCAGCAGTTGATCGATTTATGAGAGCTAATGGTATGGTTGCTGAAGCTAATTCTTATAAATGGGAGTTTAATTTAGTTGATGATAAAACCGTAAATGCTTGGTGTTTACCAGGAGGTAAAGTAGTATTTTATACAGGAATAATGCCTATTTGTGCAAATGAAGATGGTGTAGCGGCTGTTATGGGACACGAAGTAGCACATGCGTTTGCTAAACATGGTCAAGAGCGTATGACAAGTGCTTATGGACAGCAATTAGGAGGTTTGGCTGTTGCTTTAGGTACAAGAAATAGTAAAAATTCTCAATTATGGAATATGGCTTACGGTATTGGTTCTCAAGTAGGGATGCTAGCTTTCAGTAGAACACATGAAACTGAAGCAGATAAACTAGGGCTGGTTTTTATGTTAATGGCAGGATATAGAGGTGAAGAAGCAGCAGAAGTTTGGGTAAGAATGAGTCAGAGAGCAGGTTCTAAAGCACCACCAGAGTTTTTAAGCACACATCCATCTAATCAAACTAGAATACAAACATTAAAAGCGTACTTACCAGAAGCAAAAAGATTAGCTTCTAGATATAATGTTCCTGTAAGAAAATAA
- a CDS encoding head GIN domain-containing protein yields MKKLNVLLILILSISINIQAQSWWSSKKVRGNGNVITKTRTIDKFDRVSVGGSFNVVLVQGKEGKVTIEGEENIIPYLETFVKNDKLKIKFKDNTNIRTTKKLTVTVAFEDVEGISLGGSGNVNVTSEIRGEDVDFNIGGSGNIRAKVATENAKASIGGSGNIKLEGTTTNFKASIAGSGNVKAYDLRAENLKASIAGSGDVHIYATKKIKASVVGSGSVYYKGNPKYIDTKSVGSGDVINRN; encoded by the coding sequence ATGAAAAAATTAAATGTACTACTAATACTTATACTAAGTATTTCTATAAATATACAAGCCCAAAGCTGGTGGAGTTCAAAAAAAGTCAGAGGAAACGGAAATGTTATAACAAAAACAAGAACTATTGACAAATTTGATAGAGTAAGTGTTGGAGGATCTTTTAATGTTGTTCTTGTACAAGGTAAAGAAGGCAAAGTAACCATTGAAGGTGAGGAAAATATTATTCCTTATCTAGAAACTTTTGTTAAAAATGACAAATTAAAAATTAAGTTTAAAGACAATACCAATATTAGAACAACTAAAAAGCTTACAGTTACTGTTGCCTTTGAGGATGTAGAAGGAATTTCTTTAGGAGGCTCTGGAAACGTAAATGTTACCAGTGAAATAAGAGGAGAAGATGTTGATTTTAACATTGGTGGTTCTGGAAATATCAGAGCTAAAGTAGCTACTGAAAACGCAAAAGCCTCTATTGGTGGTTCTGGAAATATAAAATTAGAAGGTACTACAACCAACTTTAAGGCTTCTATTGCTGGGTCTGGTAACGTAAAAGCTTATGACCTTAGAGCTGAAAACCTAAAAGCTTCAATTGCTGGATCTGGAGATGTACATATTTATGCTACCAAAAAAATAAAAGCTAGTGTAGTAGGATCTGGAAGTGTATACTACAAAGGAAATCCTAAATATATAGATACAAAATCTGTAGGATCTGGAGATGTTATAAACCGAAATTAA
- a CDS encoding HlyD family efflux transporter periplasmic adaptor subunit, which yields MKKFSYKKGKAVIRTLKEPKKQKKKLNLDRVLYFALLLLLIFWLGSFIYKKTVWIYGNGQMLMEKVDVNFTNDIRVKEIFINEGDTVFSNSKLFNYFQDDFDSDASIVLKNIDKKERYFTDYEDILREIKLKYVRLQHLKEQLKLLESQEKQTIKLILLDVYTKDKADELKVKKLALQGEIKLLKNEIYLLSLQKKHTSNKKNNDAIARGNQNFTNTYRSPIKGVIGQILKNSEEACYKAEKVMTIHDVEKVFIKAYFNLKDIAKVKKGSLVHVEFPDKTISKGIIKKLYIATYKAPTEFQKKYEPTERNILAEIIPIDKEEIPAWGKYYKLNLKVKINKI from the coding sequence ATGAAGAAATTTAGCTACAAAAAGGGAAAAGCAGTTATAAGAACACTGAAAGAACCCAAAAAACAAAAGAAGAAACTAAACTTGGATAGGGTTTTATATTTTGCGTTGTTGTTGTTGTTAATTTTTTGGTTAGGGAGTTTTATTTATAAAAAAACAGTGTGGATATATGGAAATGGGCAAATGTTAATGGAAAAAGTAGATGTAAATTTTACCAATGATATACGTGTAAAAGAAATTTTTATCAACGAAGGAGATACTGTTTTTTCTAATAGTAAACTATTTAATTATTTTCAAGATGATTTTGATAGTGACGCTTCAATTGTCTTAAAAAACATAGATAAAAAAGAAAGGTATTTTACAGACTATGAAGATATTTTAAGAGAAATTAAACTGAAATATGTTAGGTTACAACACTTAAAAGAACAATTAAAACTTTTAGAATCACAAGAAAAACAAACTATTAAACTCATTTTATTAGATGTATATACAAAAGATAAAGCAGATGAGTTAAAAGTGAAAAAATTAGCTTTACAAGGCGAAATTAAATTACTTAAAAACGAAATTTATTTATTGTCTTTACAAAAAAAACATACCTCTAATAAAAAAAACAATGATGCTATAGCAAGAGGAAATCAAAATTTTACAAATACCTATAGATCTCCAATAAAAGGAGTTATTGGGCAAATATTAAAGAATAGTGAGGAAGCTTGTTACAAAGCAGAAAAAGTAATGACTATCCATGATGTAGAAAAGGTATTTATTAAAGCATATTTTAATTTAAAAGACATTGCCAAAGTAAAAAAAGGAAGCTTAGTACATGTAGAGTTTCCTGACAAAACAATATCTAAAGGAATAATAAAAAAACTATATATAGCAACTTATAAAGCACCTACTGAATTTCAAAAAAAATACGAGCCTACAGAACGTAATATTTTAGCGGAAATAATTCCTATAGATAAAGAAGAAATCCCTGCATGGGGAAAGTATTATAAATTAAATTTAAAAGTAAAAATTAACAAAATATAA
- a CDS encoding RNA polymerase sigma factor, whose protein sequence is MRTQNLHINQLIERCKKNDTNAQMQLYNSYYKAMYNSAYRILKDEFEAEDLMQEAFLTAFTKLDTFKGEVAFGAWLKRIVINKSLTQLKKNNRYNEVKMDVIPNKEDDEENIDYSNLNVKEVLNAIQSLKDNYRLVLTLNLIEGYDYEEIAQILKYTNENVRTTVSRAKKKLKQVLLVNNTSKTKFYGR, encoded by the coding sequence TTGAGAACGCAGAATTTACATATCAATCAACTAATCGAGCGCTGCAAAAAAAACGACACTAATGCACAAATGCAATTGTATAACAGCTATTATAAAGCTATGTACAATTCGGCATATCGCATATTAAAAGATGAGTTTGAAGCAGAAGACTTAATGCAAGAAGCATTTTTAACAGCTTTTACCAAACTTGATACTTTTAAAGGAGAAGTTGCTTTTGGTGCATGGCTAAAAAGAATTGTTATCAATAAAAGTTTAACGCAATTGAAAAAGAATAATCGTTATAACGAAGTAAAAATGGATGTAATTCCAAATAAAGAAGATGATGAAGAAAATATAGATTATTCAAACCTAAATGTAAAAGAAGTATTAAATGCAATACAAAGCTTAAAAGATAATTATCGTTTAGTACTTACGTTAAATTTAATTGAAGGCTATGATTATGAAGAAATAGCTCAAATACTAAAGTATACTAATGAAAATGTTAGAACTACAGTATCTAGAGCAAAAAAGAAGTTAAAACAAGTATTACTTGTTAATAATACATCTAAAACAAAGTTTTATGGCAGATAA
- a CDS encoding MFS transporter — MYKIGNQKLINGWAFYDWANSVYSLVISTAVFPLYYSGVTEGKSVHFLGMEWEHPDSLYSYALSFSFLVVAFISPILSGIADYTGSKKKFMKFFCALGSFSVMSLYFFEGVDTVWIGIWFTILASIGFWASLVFYNAYLPEIAHPEQQDRASAKGFVYGYVGSIILLLINLVMIMFPDLLGITKGMASRISFVMVGLWWIGFAQITFKRLPDDIYNRKPDADYIWKGFKELQTVLDEVIAYPTLKRFLIAFFLLSVGVQTIILMAAIFGSSELGLSSTSLIVTILLVQVVAIFGALIFSRLSERIGNIKALKITLGIWTLVCFCAFLLDKNQENVAIYFYGLGGLLGLVQGAIQSLTRSTYSKLLPETQDHATYFSFYDVTEKIAIVLGTFVYGLLYAITNSMQWSVLCLAIFFFASFIILSTLKKTKYVA; from the coding sequence ATGTATAAAATAGGAAATCAAAAGCTAATAAACGGTTGGGCATTTTATGATTGGGCAAACTCAGTATATTCTTTAGTTATAAGTACTGCTGTTTTTCCTCTGTACTATAGCGGGGTGACAGAAGGAAAATCAGTTCATTTTTTAGGGATGGAGTGGGAGCACCCAGATAGTTTGTATAGCTATGCACTTTCTTTTTCTTTTTTAGTAGTAGCTTTTATTTCTCCTATTTTATCAGGTATTGCTGATTATACTGGAAGTAAGAAGAAGTTTATGAAGTTTTTCTGTGCACTAGGTTCTTTTTCTGTAATGAGTTTATACTTTTTTGAGGGTGTTGATACTGTTTGGATAGGAATTTGGTTTACTATTTTAGCAAGTATTGGTTTTTGGGCTAGTTTAGTGTTTTATAACGCATATTTACCCGAAATAGCTCACCCTGAACAGCAAGATAGAGCGAGTGCAAAAGGTTTTGTATATGGTTATGTAGGATCAATTATTTTGTTACTTATTAACTTAGTAATGATTATGTTTCCTGATCTGTTAGGAATAACAAAAGGGATGGCTTCAAGGATATCTTTTGTAATGGTAGGTTTATGGTGGATTGGATTTGCTCAGATTACTTTTAAAAGACTTCCAGATGATATTTATAATAGAAAACCTGATGCTGATTATATTTGGAAAGGTTTTAAAGAGTTACAAACAGTATTAGATGAAGTAATTGCTTATCCTACCTTAAAACGTTTTTTAATAGCTTTCTTTTTATTAAGTGTTGGAGTACAAACAATTATTTTAATGGCGGCTATTTTTGGCTCTTCTGAATTAGGTTTATCATCTACAAGTTTAATAGTGACTATTTTATTAGTACAAGTAGTGGCAATTTTTGGAGCACTAATTTTCTCAAGGTTATCAGAACGAATAGGAAATATTAAAGCTTTAAAAATAACCTTAGGCATATGGACATTAGTTTGTTTCTGTGCATTTTTACTAGATAAAAACCAAGAGAATGTGGCGATTTATTTTTATGGGTTAGGAGGTTTATTAGGTTTGGTACAAGGAGCTATTCAGTCGCTTACTCGTTCAACTTACTCTAAACTTTTACCTGAAACCCAAGATCATGCTACTTATTTTAGTTTTTACGATGTTACTGAAAAAATAGCTATTGTTTTAGGAACTTTTGTTTATGGTTTATTATATGCTATTACAAATTCTATGCAATGGAGTGTTTTGTGTTTAGCTATCTTCTTTTTTGCATCTTTTATTATTTTAAGTACATTAAAGAAGACAAAATACGTAGCTTAA
- a CDS encoding alpha/beta hydrolase yields the protein MNFINNNKSPKSIVVPKFLIIATNIIQTISSNLIAKLGAKLFLTPVKFGTPKREKMLYESAQKKRIPIKTIHKEIEVLTYGYSKKKVLFIHGWSGRSTQLFLAADKLLEKGYMLVAFDGPAHGKSTGKRTSMPEFLETIKEVTNLYGPFEVAIGHSFGGMCLYNAVAEDLSVKKLITIGAGDKISEVILNFTKSLKLKNNVAKKIKGIYDKQWEKDVDEHASSEMAKKINIPTLVIHDSMDGDVDVSSAINIRQSLKRGELFITNGLGHTKILRDKKVAVKIIEFIQKDT from the coding sequence ATGAATTTTATAAATAATAACAAAAGCCCTAAAAGTATAGTTGTCCCCAAGTTTTTAATTATAGCAACCAATATCATACAAACTATTTCCTCTAACTTAATAGCTAAACTAGGTGCTAAATTATTTTTAACACCTGTTAAATTTGGAACTCCAAAAAGAGAAAAAATGCTATATGAAAGTGCTCAAAAAAAACGCATTCCTATCAAAACAATACATAAAGAAATTGAGGTTCTTACCTACGGATATTCTAAAAAGAAAGTACTATTCATTCATGGCTGGTCAGGCAGAAGTACCCAATTATTTTTAGCTGCCGATAAACTATTAGAAAAAGGGTATATGCTTGTAGCTTTTGATGGTCCTGCACATGGAAAGTCTACAGGAAAAAGAACTTCTATGCCTGAATTTTTAGAAACTATAAAAGAAGTTACTAATTTGTATGGTCCTTTTGAAGTTGCTATTGGTCACTCTTTTGGTGGTATGTGTTTGTATAATGCCGTAGCTGAAGACTTATCTGTGAAAAAACTAATAACCATTGGAGCTGGTGATAAAATTTCCGAAGTAATTTTAAACTTCACCAAAAGTTTAAAGTTAAAAAATAATGTTGCTAAAAAAATAAAAGGAATTTACGATAAACAATGGGAAAAAGATGTTGATGAACATGCTTCAAGTGAAATGGCTAAAAAAATTAACATCCCTACATTAGTTATTCATGACAGTATGGATGGAGATGTAGATGTAAGTTCAGCTATAAACATTCGTCAAAGTTTAAAAAGAGGTGAACTTTTTATTACAAATGGTTTAGGACATACCAAAATACTACGTGATAAGAAAGTAGCTGTAAAGATTATTGAATTTATCCAGAAAGACACATGA
- the msrB gene encoding peptide-methionine (R)-S-oxide reductase MsrB — translation MKKYILAFLLIIVSSHFINAQTTKEYKVSKTNKEWKRILTSKQYYILRQAGTERPFSSSYNKNYKKGVYHCAGCNTPLYKSEHKYDSGSGWPSFDRAIKGNIKLDVDYKIGYARNELKCNTCGGHLGHVFDDGPVKTTGKRHCINGAALKFVRKKS, via the coding sequence ATGAAAAAATACATTTTAGCATTTCTATTAATTATAGTATCAAGTCATTTTATAAATGCTCAAACTACCAAAGAATATAAAGTTTCAAAAACTAATAAGGAATGGAAACGTATACTTACTTCTAAACAGTACTATATTCTAAGACAAGCTGGTACTGAACGTCCATTCTCTAGTTCTTATAATAAAAATTATAAAAAAGGTGTGTATCATTGTGCTGGTTGTAATACTCCTTTATACAAATCAGAACATAAATATGATTCTGGTTCTGGATGGCCTTCTTTTGATAGAGCTATTAAAGGAAACATAAAACTAGATGTTGATTATAAAATAGGTTATGCTAGAAATGAACTGAAATGTAATACATGTGGCGGACATTTAGGGCATGTTTTTGATGATGGTCCAGTAAAAACTACTGGAAAAAGACATTGCATAAATGGAGCAGCTCTAAAGTTCGTTCGTAAAAAGTCATAA
- a CDS encoding DUF1572 domain-containing protein, whose translation MENSYLQSVRKQIAYYKTLGEKTFNQLTKDELFWQYNEESNSIAIIVKHIAGNMLSRWTDFFTEDGEKPWRNRDDEFVNTFQSKEELIDYWNKGWDCFINTINSIENKDLEKVIYIRNQGHTVIEAINRQICHYPYHIGQIVFLGKMVKNNDWKSLSIPKNASKKYNSEKFAKTKTKKHFTDDL comes from the coding sequence ATGGAAAACTCTTATTTACAAAGTGTACGTAAACAAATAGCTTATTACAAAACCCTCGGAGAAAAAACATTCAATCAATTAACTAAAGATGAACTGTTTTGGCAATACAATGAGGAAAGTAATTCTATAGCTATTATTGTAAAACATATAGCTGGTAACATGCTATCTAGATGGACTGATTTTTTTACTGAAGATGGTGAAAAACCTTGGAGGAATAGAGATGATGAGTTTGTTAATACCTTTCAATCAAAAGAAGAATTAATCGACTATTGGAACAAAGGTTGGGATTGTTTTATAAATACGATCAACTCTATTGAGAATAAAGATTTAGAAAAAGTAATTTACATCCGTAACCAAGGGCATACAGTTATAGAAGCTATTAACCGTCAAATTTGCCATTATCCATATCATATTGGTCAAATTGTATTTTTAGGAAAAATGGTTAAAAATAATGATTGGAAATCGCTTTCAATTCCTAAAAATGCTTCAAAAAAATACAACTCAGAAAAATTTGCTAAAACGAAAACTAAAAAACACTTCACAGACGATTTATAA
- a CDS encoding glycosyltransferase has translation MRLGIVSSFPPSKITLNEYAYHLVKGFVSLNEIEEVILFCDKTAEDKTLDFPFADKVKIVECWNFNSYQNAYTVSKAVKFHKPDQVLFNLQFMKFGDKKIVAALGLMLPFILKIMKIPTTVLIHNILETVDLESAGFTNNKLLQKAYGFIGYCLTQFILSANTVAVTIPKYKKILEQKYNVNNVIVIPHGTFELPKKPSHIPSYPVKKVMTFGKFGTYKKVEILIEAVKKVRKEFNETIEVVIAGTDNPNTPNYLKNVKEKYHNVPNLTFTGYVPEEKVADIFEESTIIAFPYTSTTGSSGVLHQAGSYGKAVVLPNIGDLKELIHDEGYDGEFFNATCANSLATAIKNILINPTYRLTLEKTNYKAATAYPMQKICNMYLQVFSKMEQKCSLNNVLV, from the coding sequence ATGAGATTAGGTATTGTATCATCGTTTCCTCCAAGTAAAATAACATTAAATGAATATGCATATCATTTAGTAAAAGGTTTTGTTAGCTTAAATGAAATAGAAGAAGTTATTTTATTTTGTGATAAAACAGCTGAAGATAAAACCTTAGACTTTCCTTTTGCTGATAAGGTAAAAATAGTTGAATGCTGGAATTTTAATAGTTACCAAAATGCATACACAGTTTCTAAAGCAGTAAAATTTCACAAACCAGATCAAGTACTTTTTAATTTACAGTTTATGAAATTTGGTGATAAAAAAATAGTAGCGGCTTTAGGCTTAATGCTTCCTTTTATTTTAAAAATAATGAAAATTCCTACTACGGTATTAATTCATAATATACTAGAAACAGTTGATTTAGAAAGCGCTGGTTTCACTAATAACAAGCTTTTGCAAAAAGCTTATGGTTTTATAGGTTATTGTTTAACTCAGTTTATATTGTCTGCAAATACTGTTGCTGTTACTATTCCTAAATACAAGAAAATATTAGAACAAAAGTATAATGTTAATAATGTAATTGTTATACCTCATGGTACTTTTGAACTTCCCAAAAAACCTAGTCATATTCCTAGTTATCCTGTTAAAAAAGTAATGACCTTTGGTAAATTTGGAACTTATAAAAAAGTGGAGATTTTAATAGAAGCTGTTAAAAAAGTAAGAAAGGAGTTTAATGAAACAATTGAAGTTGTAATTGCTGGAACTGATAATCCTAATACTCCTAATTATTTAAAAAATGTAAAAGAAAAATATCACAATGTTCCTAATTTAACTTTTACAGGATATGTTCCTGAAGAAAAAGTAGCTGATATTTTTGAAGAAAGTACCATTATTGCCTTTCCTTACACTTCAACTACAGGTAGTTCTGGTGTTTTACATCAAGCTGGGAGTTATGGAAAAGCAGTTGTTTTACCTAATATTGGTGATTTAAAAGAATTAATTCATGATGAAGGATATGATGGTGAATTTTTTAATGCTACTTGTGCTAATAGCTTAGCCACTGCTATTAAGAATATATTGATAAATCCTACTTACAGATTAACATTAGAAAAGACAAATTATAAAGCAGCAACAGCTTATCCAATGCAAAAAATATGTAATATGTATCTTCAAGTATTTTCAAAAATGGAACAGAAATGTTCTTTAAATAATGTTTTAGTATAA
- a CDS encoding nucleotide sugar dehydrogenase translates to MTLLPRIQSPLELLEVRPPFITQQNEIYSKLLNKEESIAVIGLGYVGLPLALHMAAKFKVIGFDINSHKVNSLKNSVDPCKELTSKDFKNKDIEFSSNIKDIRNAKFYIVAVPTPINKSKKPNLTPLKSATKTIAQFLKKGDCVVFESTVFPGCTEEVCVPILEKISDLKFNKEFTVGYSPERINPGDTKHTFTKTKKIVSASTPESLELVSSVYETVVTAGVHKAPSIKVAESAKVVENVQRDVNISLMNELSNIFSRLGINTKEVLEAAGTKWNFHNYFPGLVGGHCIGVDPYYLISKAKENNYSPKLIQQARKVNEGMVTFIADRLEARLKDRKLLQEGVSILVKGITFKENVNDIRNSKTAELCIELQERGFKVIVQDYLAESIEVKNRYGLEIQNTTSEKFDAIILAVDHENYKHLAYYDYMKNGNQETIIFDVKGDKKYKFPEEVYMSL, encoded by the coding sequence ATGACATTACTACCTAGAATTCAATCCCCCCTAGAATTATTAGAAGTAAGACCACCGTTTATAACTCAACAAAATGAGATATATTCGAAATTGCTAAACAAAGAAGAATCTATTGCTGTAATAGGTTTAGGCTATGTTGGTTTACCATTGGCTTTACATATGGCAGCAAAATTTAAAGTGATAGGCTTTGATATAAATAGCCACAAAGTAAACAGTTTAAAAAACAGTGTTGATCCTTGTAAAGAATTAACATCCAAGGATTTTAAAAATAAAGACATTGAATTTTCATCTAATATCAAGGATATTAGAAATGCTAAATTTTATATTGTAGCTGTTCCAACACCTATCAACAAAAGCAAAAAACCCAACTTAACACCATTAAAATCTGCAACAAAAACGATAGCTCAATTTCTAAAAAAAGGAGATTGCGTTGTGTTTGAGTCTACCGTATTTCCGGGTTGTACAGAAGAAGTTTGTGTACCTATTTTAGAGAAGATATCCGATTTAAAATTTAATAAAGAGTTTACGGTTGGATATTCACCTGAAAGAATTAATCCGGGAGATACTAAACATACATTTACCAAAACAAAAAAAATAGTTTCAGCAAGTACGCCAGAATCTTTGGAATTAGTCTCAAGTGTTTACGAAACAGTTGTTACTGCAGGAGTTCACAAAGCACCAAGTATTAAAGTAGCAGAATCAGCAAAAGTAGTTGAGAATGTACAACGAGATGTAAATATTAGTTTAATGAATGAGCTGTCAAATATCTTTTCTCGTTTAGGAATCAATACTAAAGAAGTTTTAGAAGCAGCAGGTACAAAATGGAACTTCCATAATTATTTTCCTGGTTTAGTAGGTGGTCATTGCATAGGCGTAGATCCGTATTACTTAATAAGTAAGGCAAAAGAAAATAACTATTCACCTAAACTAATCCAACAAGCTAGAAAAGTTAATGAAGGTATGGTAACTTTTATAGCAGATAGACTTGAAGCCAGATTAAAGGATAGAAAGCTATTACAAGAAGGTGTTTCAATTTTAGTAAAAGGAATCACATTTAAAGAAAATGTGAATGATATTAGAAATTCTAAAACGGCTGAGTTATGTATAGAACTTCAAGAAAGAGGCTTTAAAGTAATTGTTCAAGATTATTTAGCTGAATCTATAGAAGTTAAAAATAGATACGGTTTAGAAATACAAAATACAACTTCTGAAAAGTTTGATGCCATTATACTAGCTGTAGATCATGAAAATTATAAGCACTTAGCCTATTATGATTACATGAAAAATGGAAATCAAGAAACTATAATTTTTGATGTAAAAGGAGACAAGAAATATAAATTTCCAGAAGAAGTTTACATGTCTCTTTAG